From a region of the Nyctibius grandis isolate bNycGra1 chromosome 10, bNycGra1.pri, whole genome shotgun sequence genome:
- the NEXMIF gene encoding neurite extension and migration factor isoform X1 encodes MDDQPEQDCASEDQETILINGVKENESHALDGDERPCTAAEATVTFSALTTAQKENHTCPRALAAKKLCLLSPPSPLRLTDAPEHASDDSSAHAISLTSCVTKGMSSWSLPGDCEKAPFTMMEPGGMSALTGDCLMQPSRTCLGCFIESKDGIDAEPGISLKVGDINRDYDTCSVSDIGIHCMSTGETMRYGDQLLSDQLLSFPVHKSRAADKRDAEKSDSDSEDPTQKNYYEGLLLDKCNGEEPLLTNPNQEWGYFESFISESKIELLDLCSKNELSVNLFSEEDVDNYMFDDDDSTLGSDVCSLKIRYESFQDNVREKTTTLQEDAQFNFFPSVFSNCTKRDSRSTLKRGPGGATDPSQFKSEEGIIWGEEEEDGEEEDGEEEEKAALNKSCNSTEMVQYVGSKRSHFLDSVNSTEDSGEFSDDSTCTESSYDVLRDIKDCSRYLSRDHSSSFIQQNYGLRAKRKVRYSDDYLYDVDSIENEKILDKKEWLPDGPKEEDDDEWCPKKRRKVSRKEPPVIIKYIIINRFKGEKHMLVKLSKVDANETTVTLNEELLSKYEKLAPLKGFWQERQQSRLDLLRSSLYHKQNFYLNGSDASFLPHPRKRKCKLANRHRIQRIKAIEQSVNKLGSCSSDHKQPCSSKEDAGLKGLPALAIATPSCTNGLHVSDIAGIAAVKCKPQEREHKGTERKVLRRIKFKSEARLKCKKIKAAASTAEGSPALENQEAAARLKDENVPCASDSSHLPECHEDKLAKNSPFLPSTSSSDKPLPSASITTNVPLIPGGYLQTLLDASDLSSNTGISYFAQHPSEQQQHPLPSVVPTEKSFPALQPAQSCVLSPPSESELQQSPGHLEMEQSSFGSMWPATKAAGSDRQDFPGDMREAAGLPSEFGGSGGGSAVGAEGLPASGYTQVNLNSSKLLYQKNYMPDSQQVQSDDSYQSCHFNNGEGRFHFQRGTLSTDDGRLISFDSVGSLSVSSSNYSSLSLKSCEKDGEDDINDDFLAHCSPKLVIQQSIDEISPLKESTDLLDISNFTPDKFRQSSLSEMSPPDTPSLSPQIAGSDTKPLGTLKGFQESPQAALNSSEKVKWNCGVLQTEDQADNGFALNNHQFQFHMFNDEDSVSLLEKSPCLSTFNEPSGQISTNSKVSKSKRKSSSSKNAGTNQSSSQKATRKKSPKTNKGTEKPQGKNSRQAPKSTRKGKNAAGVNGEKAPAVGSRAVNQLSNVATTTKGLAESAQHCSPAGVKLGKHNGLSGEWALGKDGGTGWSEASLGNATSLLDDDQREFEEPSNILSNIASGMADVQRFMMASIEPLWGPVGHNSVPDIFRSPESNSLKLKTLKILAGTSQESKKKANGSSPAAVKNHKANNKGSSKNGKAATCDPGRPNCSTGYTPDIHAPFFDKNYSNLSTLGNNGPTHKKLYRHKSSSKSLRDENCKIKRTDREQPHKDPPVTAAFEKLRESDSILLKAETTFLGFPVFEEETPFSRKTVDVGFFSFFFFCSSWVFVFLFLPISFSKSALCSVEM; translated from the exons ATGGATGACCAACCAGAGCAGGATTGTGCCTCAGAAGACCAAGAAACTATCCTGATTAATGGGGTGAAAGAAAATG AATCGCACGCCCTGGACGGTGACGAGCGGCCTTGCACCGCCGCTGAGGCCACGGTCACGTTCTCAGCCCTGACGACGGCGCAGAAGGAAAACCACACGTGTCCCCGTGCCCTGGCCGCCAAGAAGCTCTGCTTGCTGAGCCCGCCGTCACCCCTGAGGCTCACCGATGCGCCCGAGCACGCCTCGGATGACTCCTCGGCCCACGCCATCTCCCTCACGTCCTGCGTGACGAAGGGCATGAGCTCCTGGTCGCTGCCGGGCGACTGCGAGAAGGCTCCTTTCACCATGATGGAGCCCGGGGGCATGTCGGCGCTGACGGGCGACTGCTTGATGCAGCCGAGCCGGACCTGTCTGGGCTGCTTTATTGAATCGAAGGACGGCATTGACGCGGAGCCGGGAATAAGCTTGAAAGTGGGGGATATAAATAGGGATTATGACACCTGTTCGGTCTCTGATATAGGGATTCACTGCATGAGCACAGGAGAAACCATGAGATATGGGGATCAACTGCTTTCAGACCAGCTTTTAAGCTTCCCTGTGCATAAATCGAGGGCAGCGGACAaaagagatgcagaaaaatCTGACAGTGATTCAGAGGACCCCACTCAGAAAAATTATTACGAGGGATTACTATTAGACAAATGCAATGGTGAGGAACCTTTACTAACAAATCCCAACCAGGAATGGGGCTATTTTGAATCTTTCATTAGTGAAAGTAAAATTGAGCTGCTTGACCTCTGCTCCAAAAATGAGCTTTctgtaaatctgttttctgaggAAGACGTGGATAATTACATGTTCGACGATGACGATTCCACCTTGGGAAGCGATGTCTGCTCCCTAAAGATTAGATATGAATCTTTCCAGGACAACGTGCGGGAGAAGACCACCACCCTACAAGAGGACGCCCAGTTCAACTTCTTCCCCAGCGTGTTCAGCAACTGCACCAAAAGGGACAGCAGGAGTACCCTGAAAAGGGGGCCCGGCGGTGCCACCGACCCTTCTCAATTCAAATCTGAGGAAGGCATCatctggggggaggaggaggaggatggcgAGGAAGAGGacggcgaggaggaggagaaagctgCCTTAAATAAATCTTGCAACAGCACAGAGATGGTGCAGTACGTGGGCTCCAAGAGGAGCCACTTCTTGGACTCGGTGAATTCCACAGAGGACTCCGGGGAGTTCAGTGATGACAGCACTTGCACAGAGTCCTCCTACGACGTGCTGCGGGATATCAAGGACTGCAGCCGGTACCTGTCCCGGGACCACTCCAGCTCCTTCATTCAGCAGAACTACGGGTTGCGGGCGAAGAGGAAAGTGCGATACAGCGACGACTACCTGTACGATGTGGACTCCATCGAGAACGAGAAGATCCTGGACAAGAAGGAGTGGCTCCCGGACGGGCCCAAGGAAGAGGACGACGATGAGTGGTGCCCCAAGAAACGGCGAAAAGTCTCTCGCAAGGAGCCCCCCGTTATCATCAAGTACATAATCATTAACAGGTTTAAAGGGGAGAAGCATATGCTGGTGAAGCTCAGCAAAGTGGATGCCAACGAGACAACTGTTACCCTAAACGAGGAGCTGCTCAGCAAATATGAAAAGCTGGCCCCGCTGAAGGGCTTCTGGcaagagaggcagcagagccgGCTGGATTTGCTCAGATCGTCTCTCTACCACAAGCAGAATTTCTATCTTAACGGCTCAGATGCTTCGTTCCTCCCTCACCCACGGAAGCGAAAATGCAAGCTAGCAAACAGGCACCGGATTCAAAGAATTAAAGCCATCGAGCAATCAGTGAACAAGCTGGGCTCTTGCTCCTCTGATCACAAGCAGCCTTGCAGCAGCAAAGAGGACGCGGGCCTGAAGGGGCTGCCGGCGTTGGCCATCGCCACCCCCAGCTGCACCAACGGGCTGCACGTCAGCGACATCGCGGGCATCGCCGCCGTGAAGTGCAAACCGCAGGAGCGGGAGCACAAGGGGACGGAGAGGAAAGTGCTCCGCAGAATCAAATTCAAAAGCGAAGCCAGGTTGAAGTGCAAGAAGATcaaagctgctgccagcacgGCGGAGGGCTCCCCGGCGCTGGAAAACCAGGAGGCTGCAGCGCGTCTGAAGGACGAAAACGTTCCTTGTGCTTCAGACAGCTCCCATCTCCCGGAGTGCCATGAGGATAAGCTTGCTAAAAATTCTCCTTTCCTACCATCCACCTCCTCTTCAGACAAGCCTCTGCCATCTGCTAGTATCACCACCAATGTACCCCTGATCCCCGGAGGGTATCTGCAGACGTTGTTAGATGCTTCGGATTTGTCGAGCAACACCGGTATCTCATACTTCGCCCAGCATCCCTCCgagcagcagcaacacccgCTCCCCAGCGTCGTCCCGACCGAAAAGTCCTTCCCGGCTCTGCAGCCGGCGCAGAGCTGCGTGCTCTCCCCGCCCTCCGAGTCGGAGCTGCAGCAGTCGCCCGGCCACTTGGAGatggagcagagcagcttcGGTAGCATGTGGCCGGCCACGAAGGCTGCCGGCAGCGACCGCCAGGACTTCCCCGGCGACATGCGGGAGGCGGCCGGGCTGCCGAGCGAGTTCGGCGGCAGCGGTGGCGGCAGTGCCGTGGGGGCAGAGGGCCTCCCCGCCTCTGGATACACTCAAGTCAACCTGAATAGCAGCAAATTGCTCTACCAAAAAAATTACATGCCGGATAGCCAACAAGTGCAGTCTGATGATTCTTATCAGTCATGTCATTTTAATAATGGAGAGGGGCGCTTTCATTTCCAGCGAGGTACACTGAGTACGGATGATGGCAGGCTCATTAGTTTTGATTCAGTGGGTTCATTGTCAGTTAGTTCTAGCAATTACAGTTCTTTAAGTTTAAAATCTTGCGAAAAGGACGGCGAGGATGATATTAATGACGATTTCTTGGCCCACTGCAGTCCCAAGCTAGTGATCCAGCAAAGCATAGATGAAATCAGCCCTTTGAAGGAGTCCACGGACCTTTTAGACATTTCCAACTTCACGCCTGATAAGTTCCGCCAGTCGTCGCTTTCGGAGATGTCCCCTCCAGACACTCCCAGCCTGTCCCCGCAGATAGCTGGCTCCGACACCAAGCCTCTGGGCACCTTGAAGGGCTTTCAGGAGAGCCCCCAGGCTGCCCTCAACAGCTCTGAGAAGGTCAAGTGGAACTGCGGGGTCCTGCAGACCGAGGATCAGGCAGATAATGGGTTTGCTTTAAATAATCACCAGTTCCAGTTCCATATGTTCAACGATGAAGATTCTGTCAGCCTTCTCGAAAAGAGTCCATGCTTGTCAACATTTAATGAGCCATCTGGTCAAATTAGCACCAATAGCAAAGTGTCAAAATCAAAGAGGAAAAGTTCATCCAGCAAGAACGCGGGTACAAACCAAAGCTCttcccagaaagccacccgGAAAAAATCGCCCAAAACTAACAAAGGAACCGAGAAGCCGCAAGGGAAAAACTCCAGGCAGGCACCTAAATCCaccaggaaagggaaaaatgcGGCGGGAGTCAACGGCGAGAAGGCTCCGGCGGTTGGCAGCAGGGCGGTCAACCAGCTGAGCAACGTGGCCACCACCACCAAGGGCCTGGCCGAGAGCGCTCAGCATTGCAGCCCGGCCGGGGTGAAGCTGGGCAAGCACAACGGGCTCTCCGGAGAGTGGGCGCTGGGCAAAGACGGGGGCACGGGCTGGTCGGAGGCCAGCCTGGGCAATGCCACCAGTCTCCTGGATGACGATCAGAGGGAGTTTGAGGAACCTTCCAACATCCTGTCCAACATCGCGTCGGGAATGGCGGACGTCCAGAGGTTTATGATGGCCTCCATCGAGCCCTTGTGGGGGCCCGTTGGCCACAACAGCGTTCCAGACATATTCCGATCGCCGGAGTCCAACAGCCTGAAACTGAAAACTCTTAAAATTTTGGCAGGGACGTCCCAAGAGTCGAAGAAGAAGGCGAACGGCAGCTCGCCGGCGGCGGTGAAGAACCACAAGGCGAACAACAAGGGCTCAAGCAAAAACGGCAAAGCCGCAACCTGCGATCCCGGTCGTCCCAACTGCTCGACCGGTTATACCCCGGACATTCACGCTCCCTTTTTTGATAAAAACTATAGTAACCTGAGCACTTTAGGCAATAACGGACCTACCCATAAAAAACTCTACCGTCATAAATCCAGTTCGAAATCGCTGAGGGACGagaactgtaaaataaagcGGACGGACCGCGAGCAGCCCCACAAGGACCCCCCCGTGACAGCTGCTTTTGAGAAACTGAG ggaaTCAGACTCCATTCTTCTTAAAGCAGAAACGACATTTTTGGGTTTTCCTGTATTTGAAGAAGAGACTCCCTTTTCTAGAAAGACGGTTgatgttggtttcttttcttttttttttttttgttccagttgggtttttgtttttctttttctccccatctccTTTTCGAAATCTGCCTTGTGCTCTGTTGAAATGTAA
- the NEXMIF gene encoding neurite extension and migration factor isoform X2 has protein sequence MDDQPEQDCASEDQETILINGVKENESHALDGDERPCTAAEATVTFSALTTAQKENHTCPRALAAKKLCLLSPPSPLRLTDAPEHASDDSSAHAISLTSCVTKGMSSWSLPGDCEKAPFTMMEPGGMSALTGDCLMQPSRTCLGCFIESKDGIDAEPGISLKVGDINRDYDTCSVSDIGIHCMSTGETMRYGDQLLSDQLLSFPVHKSRAADKRDAEKSDSDSEDPTQKNYYEGLLLDKCNGEEPLLTNPNQEWGYFESFISESKIELLDLCSKNELSVNLFSEEDVDNYMFDDDDSTLGSDVCSLKIRYESFQDNVREKTTTLQEDAQFNFFPSVFSNCTKRDSRSTLKRGPGGATDPSQFKSEEGIIWGEEEEDGEEEDGEEEEKAALNKSCNSTEMVQYVGSKRSHFLDSVNSTEDSGEFSDDSTCTESSYDVLRDIKDCSRYLSRDHSSSFIQQNYGLRAKRKVRYSDDYLYDVDSIENEKILDKKEWLPDGPKEEDDDEWCPKKRRKVSRKEPPVIIKYIIINRFKGEKHMLVKLSKVDANETTVTLNEELLSKYEKLAPLKGFWQERQQSRLDLLRSSLYHKQNFYLNGSDASFLPHPRKRKCKLANRHRIQRIKAIEQSVNKLGSCSSDHKQPCSSKEDAGLKGLPALAIATPSCTNGLHVSDIAGIAAVKCKPQEREHKGTERKVLRRIKFKSEARLKCKKIKAAASTAEGSPALENQEAAARLKDENVPCASDSSHLPECHEDKLAKNSPFLPSTSSSDKPLPSASITTNVPLIPGGYLQTLLDASDLSSNTGISYFAQHPSEQQQHPLPSVVPTEKSFPALQPAQSCVLSPPSESELQQSPGHLEMEQSSFGSMWPATKAAGSDRQDFPGDMREAAGLPSEFGGSGGGSAVGAEGLPASGYTQVNLNSSKLLYQKNYMPDSQQVQSDDSYQSCHFNNGEGRFHFQRGTLSTDDGRLISFDSVGSLSVSSSNYSSLSLKSCEKDGEDDINDDFLAHCSPKLVIQQSIDEISPLKESTDLLDISNFTPDKFRQSSLSEMSPPDTPSLSPQIAGSDTKPLGTLKGFQESPQAALNSSEKVKWNCGVLQTEDQADNGFALNNHQFQFHMFNDEDSVSLLEKSPCLSTFNEPSGQISTNSKVSKSKRKSSSSKNAGTNQSSSQKATRKKSPKTNKGTEKPQGKNSRQAPKSTRKGKNAAGVNGEKAPAVGSRAVNQLSNVATTTKGLAESAQHCSPAGVKLGKHNGLSGEWALGKDGGTGWSEASLGNATSLLDDDQREFEEPSNILSNIASGMADVQRFMMASIEPLWGPVGHNSVPDIFRSPESNSLKLKTLKILAGTSQESKKKANGSSPAAVKNHKANNKGSSKNGKAATCDPGRPNCSTGYTPDIHAPFFDKNYSNLSTLGNNGPTHKKLYRHKSSSKSLRDENCKIKRTDREQPHKDPPVTAAFEKLRESDSILLKAETTFLGFPVFEEETPFSRKTVDVGFFSFFFFCSSFRNLPCALLKCKC, from the exons ATGGATGACCAACCAGAGCAGGATTGTGCCTCAGAAGACCAAGAAACTATCCTGATTAATGGGGTGAAAGAAAATG AATCGCACGCCCTGGACGGTGACGAGCGGCCTTGCACCGCCGCTGAGGCCACGGTCACGTTCTCAGCCCTGACGACGGCGCAGAAGGAAAACCACACGTGTCCCCGTGCCCTGGCCGCCAAGAAGCTCTGCTTGCTGAGCCCGCCGTCACCCCTGAGGCTCACCGATGCGCCCGAGCACGCCTCGGATGACTCCTCGGCCCACGCCATCTCCCTCACGTCCTGCGTGACGAAGGGCATGAGCTCCTGGTCGCTGCCGGGCGACTGCGAGAAGGCTCCTTTCACCATGATGGAGCCCGGGGGCATGTCGGCGCTGACGGGCGACTGCTTGATGCAGCCGAGCCGGACCTGTCTGGGCTGCTTTATTGAATCGAAGGACGGCATTGACGCGGAGCCGGGAATAAGCTTGAAAGTGGGGGATATAAATAGGGATTATGACACCTGTTCGGTCTCTGATATAGGGATTCACTGCATGAGCACAGGAGAAACCATGAGATATGGGGATCAACTGCTTTCAGACCAGCTTTTAAGCTTCCCTGTGCATAAATCGAGGGCAGCGGACAaaagagatgcagaaaaatCTGACAGTGATTCAGAGGACCCCACTCAGAAAAATTATTACGAGGGATTACTATTAGACAAATGCAATGGTGAGGAACCTTTACTAACAAATCCCAACCAGGAATGGGGCTATTTTGAATCTTTCATTAGTGAAAGTAAAATTGAGCTGCTTGACCTCTGCTCCAAAAATGAGCTTTctgtaaatctgttttctgaggAAGACGTGGATAATTACATGTTCGACGATGACGATTCCACCTTGGGAAGCGATGTCTGCTCCCTAAAGATTAGATATGAATCTTTCCAGGACAACGTGCGGGAGAAGACCACCACCCTACAAGAGGACGCCCAGTTCAACTTCTTCCCCAGCGTGTTCAGCAACTGCACCAAAAGGGACAGCAGGAGTACCCTGAAAAGGGGGCCCGGCGGTGCCACCGACCCTTCTCAATTCAAATCTGAGGAAGGCATCatctggggggaggaggaggaggatggcgAGGAAGAGGacggcgaggaggaggagaaagctgCCTTAAATAAATCTTGCAACAGCACAGAGATGGTGCAGTACGTGGGCTCCAAGAGGAGCCACTTCTTGGACTCGGTGAATTCCACAGAGGACTCCGGGGAGTTCAGTGATGACAGCACTTGCACAGAGTCCTCCTACGACGTGCTGCGGGATATCAAGGACTGCAGCCGGTACCTGTCCCGGGACCACTCCAGCTCCTTCATTCAGCAGAACTACGGGTTGCGGGCGAAGAGGAAAGTGCGATACAGCGACGACTACCTGTACGATGTGGACTCCATCGAGAACGAGAAGATCCTGGACAAGAAGGAGTGGCTCCCGGACGGGCCCAAGGAAGAGGACGACGATGAGTGGTGCCCCAAGAAACGGCGAAAAGTCTCTCGCAAGGAGCCCCCCGTTATCATCAAGTACATAATCATTAACAGGTTTAAAGGGGAGAAGCATATGCTGGTGAAGCTCAGCAAAGTGGATGCCAACGAGACAACTGTTACCCTAAACGAGGAGCTGCTCAGCAAATATGAAAAGCTGGCCCCGCTGAAGGGCTTCTGGcaagagaggcagcagagccgGCTGGATTTGCTCAGATCGTCTCTCTACCACAAGCAGAATTTCTATCTTAACGGCTCAGATGCTTCGTTCCTCCCTCACCCACGGAAGCGAAAATGCAAGCTAGCAAACAGGCACCGGATTCAAAGAATTAAAGCCATCGAGCAATCAGTGAACAAGCTGGGCTCTTGCTCCTCTGATCACAAGCAGCCTTGCAGCAGCAAAGAGGACGCGGGCCTGAAGGGGCTGCCGGCGTTGGCCATCGCCACCCCCAGCTGCACCAACGGGCTGCACGTCAGCGACATCGCGGGCATCGCCGCCGTGAAGTGCAAACCGCAGGAGCGGGAGCACAAGGGGACGGAGAGGAAAGTGCTCCGCAGAATCAAATTCAAAAGCGAAGCCAGGTTGAAGTGCAAGAAGATcaaagctgctgccagcacgGCGGAGGGCTCCCCGGCGCTGGAAAACCAGGAGGCTGCAGCGCGTCTGAAGGACGAAAACGTTCCTTGTGCTTCAGACAGCTCCCATCTCCCGGAGTGCCATGAGGATAAGCTTGCTAAAAATTCTCCTTTCCTACCATCCACCTCCTCTTCAGACAAGCCTCTGCCATCTGCTAGTATCACCACCAATGTACCCCTGATCCCCGGAGGGTATCTGCAGACGTTGTTAGATGCTTCGGATTTGTCGAGCAACACCGGTATCTCATACTTCGCCCAGCATCCCTCCgagcagcagcaacacccgCTCCCCAGCGTCGTCCCGACCGAAAAGTCCTTCCCGGCTCTGCAGCCGGCGCAGAGCTGCGTGCTCTCCCCGCCCTCCGAGTCGGAGCTGCAGCAGTCGCCCGGCCACTTGGAGatggagcagagcagcttcGGTAGCATGTGGCCGGCCACGAAGGCTGCCGGCAGCGACCGCCAGGACTTCCCCGGCGACATGCGGGAGGCGGCCGGGCTGCCGAGCGAGTTCGGCGGCAGCGGTGGCGGCAGTGCCGTGGGGGCAGAGGGCCTCCCCGCCTCTGGATACACTCAAGTCAACCTGAATAGCAGCAAATTGCTCTACCAAAAAAATTACATGCCGGATAGCCAACAAGTGCAGTCTGATGATTCTTATCAGTCATGTCATTTTAATAATGGAGAGGGGCGCTTTCATTTCCAGCGAGGTACACTGAGTACGGATGATGGCAGGCTCATTAGTTTTGATTCAGTGGGTTCATTGTCAGTTAGTTCTAGCAATTACAGTTCTTTAAGTTTAAAATCTTGCGAAAAGGACGGCGAGGATGATATTAATGACGATTTCTTGGCCCACTGCAGTCCCAAGCTAGTGATCCAGCAAAGCATAGATGAAATCAGCCCTTTGAAGGAGTCCACGGACCTTTTAGACATTTCCAACTTCACGCCTGATAAGTTCCGCCAGTCGTCGCTTTCGGAGATGTCCCCTCCAGACACTCCCAGCCTGTCCCCGCAGATAGCTGGCTCCGACACCAAGCCTCTGGGCACCTTGAAGGGCTTTCAGGAGAGCCCCCAGGCTGCCCTCAACAGCTCTGAGAAGGTCAAGTGGAACTGCGGGGTCCTGCAGACCGAGGATCAGGCAGATAATGGGTTTGCTTTAAATAATCACCAGTTCCAGTTCCATATGTTCAACGATGAAGATTCTGTCAGCCTTCTCGAAAAGAGTCCATGCTTGTCAACATTTAATGAGCCATCTGGTCAAATTAGCACCAATAGCAAAGTGTCAAAATCAAAGAGGAAAAGTTCATCCAGCAAGAACGCGGGTACAAACCAAAGCTCttcccagaaagccacccgGAAAAAATCGCCCAAAACTAACAAAGGAACCGAGAAGCCGCAAGGGAAAAACTCCAGGCAGGCACCTAAATCCaccaggaaagggaaaaatgcGGCGGGAGTCAACGGCGAGAAGGCTCCGGCGGTTGGCAGCAGGGCGGTCAACCAGCTGAGCAACGTGGCCACCACCACCAAGGGCCTGGCCGAGAGCGCTCAGCATTGCAGCCCGGCCGGGGTGAAGCTGGGCAAGCACAACGGGCTCTCCGGAGAGTGGGCGCTGGGCAAAGACGGGGGCACGGGCTGGTCGGAGGCCAGCCTGGGCAATGCCACCAGTCTCCTGGATGACGATCAGAGGGAGTTTGAGGAACCTTCCAACATCCTGTCCAACATCGCGTCGGGAATGGCGGACGTCCAGAGGTTTATGATGGCCTCCATCGAGCCCTTGTGGGGGCCCGTTGGCCACAACAGCGTTCCAGACATATTCCGATCGCCGGAGTCCAACAGCCTGAAACTGAAAACTCTTAAAATTTTGGCAGGGACGTCCCAAGAGTCGAAGAAGAAGGCGAACGGCAGCTCGCCGGCGGCGGTGAAGAACCACAAGGCGAACAACAAGGGCTCAAGCAAAAACGGCAAAGCCGCAACCTGCGATCCCGGTCGTCCCAACTGCTCGACCGGTTATACCCCGGACATTCACGCTCCCTTTTTTGATAAAAACTATAGTAACCTGAGCACTTTAGGCAATAACGGACCTACCCATAAAAAACTCTACCGTCATAAATCCAGTTCGAAATCGCTGAGGGACGagaactgtaaaataaagcGGACGGACCGCGAGCAGCCCCACAAGGACCCCCCCGTGACAGCTGCTTTTGAGAAACTGAG ggaaTCAGACTCCATTCTTCTTAAAGCAGAAACGACATTTTTGGGTTTTCCTGTATTTGAAGAAGAGACTCCCTTTTCTAGAAAGACGGTTgatgttggtttcttttcttttttttttttttgttccag TTTTCGAAATCTGCCTTGTGCTCTGTTGAAATGTAAGTGCTGA